A genome region from Triticum aestivum cultivar Chinese Spring chromosome 2B, IWGSC CS RefSeq v2.1, whole genome shotgun sequence includes the following:
- the LOC123042991 gene encoding uncharacterized protein, which produces MEGELSKKTEIKSGQGTEMEGELIRKEQERIRELREQLIKSCESSTDPATQRIFLDQLDELWMEEYALRTNMSKSGMEIQRASGSDTDSDSDSGDEMGRDSPLKPAGIHGRRRREMEGELRKETEMESSKGMEYEKKLEILRKARHDVTRLLNKGKYPARHRALLATQQHFLSEERNILMMMGKSRTEIHRYPDSDSDSGDSGSLLSMEPELGISKRTEMEGELRKEQERIRKLRDQLTKTCESSTDPATQRIFLDQLDELWMEEDTLLTMMRESGMDVQRASGSDTNIVSDSNSGSGDEMGSSGVHPSLIRMESRLRKEMMERNSSKGTTEIESGKEQEMEGKLNKEHQRLSKVRSQLNKRCQSTKDPATQSILLTQQEILWTKEQALLTVMRHSGMEIERDPDSDSGNEMGRDSPLISMQLGLSKGTERDASGKEMGQMGPDDLVVALSSHLEVLRREISFLRTEVKSRGNGLAGNGNKADQDHIIMSNLSLDDTPLKKKVNLPYLGCEAEDVMDFLLVETQQLLYRFNSFASILQKFRIPISSDKIEKLRLISNALVGISELIKRHKSAAAKGHGDHLDCAGWVATWGCSTRKHGAFDDITTLSPMQFTACTPGIFPFSSVAGPALQIYSVRLVNLNPNLSWPLDVYGVVAARDDFDNNLNILFRRSSANSQRIKKEDPFLHLIGPSRAIVAGEPVLFQIDLKLKYGAQFEHTTSFTANQSYRSIKRCDTMQIRNSCCTAKIRLGRVAPAIQATIVGVRVVEGEWPFKYGCNVSCLFSPADATEGCAAEVVLLDCRAKKMRAGSDGYLSLSRNVVAVGLQGTLRVVTGAYSKSGLNIVRKYHVEFPIQQCQTNSCRCSIDGSTLEIVVAWSRLVMDKHDHVLDGY; this is translated from the exons ATGGAGGGGGAACTCAGCAAGAAGACGGAGATCAAGTCCGGCCAGGGGACGGAGATGGAAGGGGAGCTGATCAGGAAAGAGCAGGAGAGGATCAGGGAGCTTCGGGAGCAACTCATCAAGAGTTGTGAATCCTCCACGGACCCGGCGACGCAGAGGATATTCTTGGATCAGCTGGATGAACTCTGGATGGAGGAGTACGCACTCCGTACCAACATGAGCAAGTCCGGGATGGAGATTCAGAGGGCTTCCGGTTCCGATACCGATTCCGATTCCGATTCTGGCGATGAGATGGGCAGAGATTCGCCCCTCAAACCAGCTGGGATCCACGGCCGGAGGCGGAGAGAGATGGAGGGGGAGCTCAGGAAGGAGACGGAGATGGAGTCCAGCAAGGGGATGGAGTATGAGAAGAAACTCGAGATTCTCAGGAAGGCTCGGCACGATGTCACGAGGCTGCTCAACAAAGGCAAGTACCCGGCCAGGCATAGGGCACTCTTGGCTACCCAGCAGCATTTCTTGTCGGAGGAGCGAAATATCCTCATGATGATGGGCAAGTCCCGGACGGAGATTCATAGGTATCCCGATTCCGATTCCGATTCAGGCGATTCAGGGTCCCTCCTAAGTATGGAGCCCGAATTGGGAATCAGCAAGCGGACGGAGATGGAGGGGGAGCTCAGGAAAGAGCAGGAGAGGATCAGGAAGCTTCGGGACCAACTCACCAAGACTTGTGAATCCTCCACGGACCCGGCGACGCAGAGGATATTCTTGGATCAGCTGGATGAACTCTGGATGGAGGAGGACACACTCCTCACCATGATGAGAGAGTCTGGGATGGACGTTCAGAGGGCTTCTGGTTCCGATACCAATATCGTTTCCGATTCCAATTCCGGTTCCGGCGATGAGATGGGCAGTTCGGGGGTGCACCCATCCCTCATAAGGATGGAGTCGAGACTCAGgaaggagatgatggagaggaatTCCAGCAAGGGGACGACCGAGATCGAGTCCGGCAAAGAGCAGGAGATGGAGGGCAAACTCAACAAGGAGCACCAGAGACTCAGCAAGGTTCGGTCCCAACTCAACAAGAGGTGCCAGTCCACCAAGGACCCGGCAACGCAAAGTATACTCTTGACTCAGCAGGAGATACTCTGGACCAAGGAGCAAGCACTCCTCACGGTGATGAGGCATTCGGGGATGGAGATTGAGAGGGATCCCGATTCCGATTCCGGCAATGAGATGGGCAGAGATTCGCCCCTCATAAGCATGCAGTTGGGACTCAGCAAGGGGACGGAGAGAGACGCCAGTGGCAAGGAGATGGGTCAGATGGGTCCTGACGACTTGGTTGTTGCTCTTTCTAGCCACCTTGAGGTGCTTAGGAGGGAGATCTCGTTCCTGAGGACAGAGGTCAAGTCCCGGGGCAATGGGTTGGCTGGAAATGGAAACAAGGCTGATCAAGACCACATCATCATGTCTAACCTGTCCCTCGATGACACTCCACTCAAGAAGAAGGTGAATTTGCCTTACCTCGGTTGCGAGGCTGAGGACGTAATGGATTTCCTGCTCGTCGAGACGCAGCAGTTGCTCTATCGCTTCAACTCTTTCGCGTCCATTCTACAAAAATTCAGAATCCCCATATCTTCGGACAAGATTGAGAAGCTGCGTCTCATATCCAATGCACTTGTGGGCATCTCGGAGCTTATCAAAAGGCACAAATCTGCTGCTGCCAAGGGTCATGGAGATCATTTGGACTGTGCAGGCTGGGTTGCTACGTGGGGATGCTCGACGAGAAAACATGGTGCCTTTGACGACATAA CGACATTGAGTCCTATGCAATTCACGGCTTGCACGCCTGGAATCTTCCCATTCTCGTCCGTGGCAGGCCCTGCCTTGCAGATCTATTCAGTCAGGCTCGTTAATCTTAACCCGAATCTGAGTTGGCCACTTGATGTCTACGGCGTGGTCGCTGCACGGGACGATTTTGACAACAACCTCAACATTCTCTTCCGCCGGTCAAGTGCAAACAGCCAAAGAATTAAGAAAGAG GACCCATTTTTGCACTTGATTGGCCCATCTCGTGCAATTGTGGCTGGCGAACCTGTTTTGTTTCAAATTGACCTGAAATTGAAGTATGGAGCACAGTTTGAACATACAACATCGTTCACTGCCAACCAAAGTTACCGCTCTATCAAGCGGTGTGACACCATGCAGATCCGCAACTCCTGTTGTACAGCAAAGATAAGACTTGGGCGAGTTGCTCCAGCAATCCAGGCCACAATAGTAGGTGTTCGTGTGGTTGAAGGGGAGTGGCCTTTTAAGTATGGATGTAACGTTTCTTGCTTGTTTTCTCCTGCTGATGCAACGGAGGGATGCGCCGCAGAAGTCGTCTTGCTTGACTGTCGTGCTAAAAAGATGCGTGCAGGATCAGATGGGTATCTTTCTTTGTCAAGAAATGTTGTGGCAGTGGGATTGCAGGGCACACTCCGAGTCGTCACAGGAGCATACTCAAAGTCCGGACTCAATATTGTTCGAAAATATCATGTCGAATTTCCTATCCAGCAGTGTCAGACAAATAGTTGTAGATGCTCAATTGACGGCTCCACGTTGGAGATAGTTGTTGCTTGGTCTCGCCTTGTCATGGACAAGCATGATCATGTACTCGATGGTTATTGA